A single Desulfonauticus submarinus DNA region contains:
- the flgC gene encoding flagellar basal body rod protein FlgC — MDLLTALDIGASGLSAERTHLNVISMNLANAKTTRTPEGGPYKRKTVIFRSAPLDTPFAREMNSFLDREIKGVKVQAIVNDNRPLKKVYDPGHPDADKDGYVYYPDINVVEEMANMMTTLRTYEANVSVITTVKTMYNKALEIGR, encoded by the coding sequence ATGGATCTTTTAACGGCTTTAGATATAGGTGCTTCAGGTCTTAGTGCTGAGAGAACGCATTTAAATGTTATTTCTATGAATTTGGCCAATGCCAAAACAACAAGGACTCCTGAGGGAGGGCCTTATAAAAGAAAAACAGTTATTTTTCGTTCAGCTCCTTTGGATACACCTTTTGCCCGGGAGATGAATTCTTTTTTAGATAGAGAGATTAAGGGAGTTAAAGTACAAGCTATTGTTAATGATAATAGACCTCTTAAAAAAGTGTATGATCCTGGGCATCCTGATGCTGATAAAGATGGGTATGTGTATTATCCAGATATTAATGTTGTAGAAGAAATGGCCAATATGATGACCACATTAAGAACGTATGAGGCAAATGTTTCAGTAATTACTACTGTAAAAACCATGTATAATAAGGCCCTCGAGATAGGGCGGTAA
- the fliE gene encoding flagellar hook-basal body complex protein FliE — MSSINAVGLKAYLQTQDFDFQKTKKSEKSDNSFTDTLKNSLKKVNDLQEQKESMIKSFAAGEEQNIHELMITLQKANIAMQMTSAVRNKVLEAYKEIMHLAF, encoded by the coding sequence ATGAGTAGTATAAATGCTGTTGGTTTAAAAGCATATTTACAGACTCAAGATTTTGATTTTCAGAAGACTAAAAAGAGTGAAAAGAGCGACAATTCTTTCACAGATACATTAAAAAATTCTTTAAAAAAAGTAAATGATTTACAAGAACAGAAAGAGTCTATGATTAAGTCATTTGCTGCAGGCGAAGAACAAAATATTCATGAACTTATGATAACCTTACAAAAGGCAAATATTGCCATGCAGATGACTTCAGCGGTTAGAAATAAAGTCTTAGAAGCTTATAAAGAGATTATGCATCTTGCTTTTTAA
- the fliF gene encoding flagellar basal-body MS-ring/collar protein FliF, giving the protein MPPFLEEKVAQIKSLWSKSTLAQKILYGGMLASILVVGIVLFVLLNNTSYKVLYSNLYPEDAARVVEVLKKQKVPYKLANNGDTILVPEDKVYNLRLFIAGQGVLHGQGIGFEIFDANKIGQTDFVQKINYQRALQGELARTISEFDEIESARVHLVLPKKSLFIEDSEPPSASVVLTLKPGASLSKEQVRSIVNLITTGVEGMSPDRITISDSRGKVLYEPKEDIVNGLSSTQLEYQLSLERNLEKRIEELLAPIVGGRNKVIARVSAEVDFSRKTIHKELYDPDVTVVRSEQKTEESSKGTTNLQTGSPEPAYRGSGLSGTGTTQQTSRSSSVTNYEINKEEQQIIAPVGEIKRLSVAVVVDGKYVKNAKGEYVYQPLPAATLDRIRALVQNAIGYDRARGDQIEVTNLAFGVPKVSEKSSWMQRALKYFQLVGKPLLNTLIILLFILLVVRPIVMAILKPEVSEEVEEAEELPEGEPTLALEDLSPEEREAIEAQKRIEDQTAMAKKLATEDFERAFKVVKRWLKEEGA; this is encoded by the coding sequence ATGCCTCCTTTTTTAGAAGAAAAAGTTGCTCAAATTAAAAGTCTTTGGAGTAAAAGCACATTAGCCCAGAAAATATTATATGGGGGAATGCTGGCCTCTATTTTAGTTGTAGGTATTGTTTTATTTGTATTATTAAATAATACTTCTTATAAAGTATTGTATTCAAACCTTTATCCAGAAGACGCAGCTAGGGTAGTAGAGGTTTTAAAGAAACAAAAAGTCCCTTATAAACTTGCCAATAATGGCGACACAATTTTAGTGCCTGAAGACAAAGTTTATAATTTGCGTTTGTTTATTGCTGGACAAGGTGTTTTGCATGGGCAGGGTATAGGTTTTGAAATTTTTGATGCAAATAAAATAGGTCAAACAGATTTTGTTCAAAAAATTAATTATCAAAGGGCCCTTCAGGGAGAGTTGGCCAGAACTATCTCAGAATTTGATGAGATTGAGAGTGCAAGAGTACATTTGGTATTACCTAAAAAAAGCCTATTTATAGAGGACAGTGAGCCACCGTCTGCTTCGGTTGTACTTACTTTAAAACCCGGGGCCAGTCTTTCTAAAGAGCAAGTAAGAAGTATTGTGAATTTAATTACTACAGGTGTAGAAGGCATGAGTCCTGATCGAATTACTATTTCTGATAGTAGAGGCAAAGTGTTATACGAGCCAAAAGAGGATATTGTAAATGGACTGTCTTCTACACAATTAGAATATCAGCTTTCCTTAGAAAGAAATTTAGAAAAGAGAATAGAAGAACTGCTTGCACCTATTGTAGGCGGTAGAAATAAGGTTATTGCAAGGGTAAGTGCAGAAGTTGATTTTAGCCGAAAGACTATTCATAAAGAGCTTTATGATCCAGATGTTACTGTAGTAAGAAGTGAACAAAAAACAGAGGAAAGTAGTAAAGGAACTACTAATTTACAAACAGGCTCGCCTGAGCCAGCTTATAGAGGAAGCGGTCTTAGTGGCACTGGGACAACCCAGCAAACTAGTCGTAGTAGTTCGGTTACTAATTATGAGATAAATAAAGAAGAACAACAGATTATTGCTCCTGTGGGAGAGATTAAAAGGCTTAGTGTTGCTGTAGTGGTAGATGGTAAGTATGTAAAAAATGCTAAAGGAGAGTATGTTTATCAGCCTTTGCCTGCTGCTACTTTGGATAGAATTAGAGCTTTAGTTCAAAATGCTATTGGTTATGATAGAGCTAGGGGTGATCAGATAGAGGTCACGAATTTGGCTTTTGGTGTTCCTAAGGTGTCAGAAAAATCTTCCTGGATGCAAAGAGCTCTTAAATATTTTCAATTAGTTGGTAAACCTTTACTAAATACTTTGATTATTTTGCTGTTTATTTTATTAGTAGTAAGGCCAATTGTGATGGCTATTTTGAAACCAGAGGTTAGTGAAGAGGTTGAAGAAGCAGAAGAGCTACCAGAAGGAGAACCTACTTTAGCTTTAGAAGATTTATCCCCAGAGGAGCGAGAGGCTATAGAGGCTCAGAAGAGAATAGAAGATCAAACAGCAATGGCTAAAAAATTAGCCACAGAAGACTTTGAAAGAGCTTTTAAGGTTGTAAAAAGATGGCTAAAAGAGGAGGGGGCATAA
- the fliG gene encoding flagellar motor switch protein FliG codes for MADKLTGIQKTAILLLALGDDFAAQVFQRLDRREIAKISKAMVEMESVPKETAEQVLREFNETLTISKEMLLGGVDAVKKLLGHVDEETAKYVIDSLDLDSGQIPFRELTNVSPKILAQILRNEHPQTLALIIGHLPPEHAADLLSQLPPGARPEVLMRLAKLESVPEEMLLEVDKVLQSQLIAIGAKEGKKVGGVQAVAEILNAVERSIEEEVLSEIEEESSQLAEEIRQLMFVFEDILHLDDRAIREVLKEISNEDLTLALKTASEELKEKFFSNLSERAANMIKEDLEIMGPVKLSDVEAAQQNIVKVVRRLEAEGRIVIGGKGGGDVLV; via the coding sequence TTGGCAGATAAGCTAACAGGTATTCAAAAGACCGCGATTTTACTTTTGGCTTTAGGAGATGACTTTGCTGCTCAAGTTTTTCAAAGATTAGATAGAAGAGAGATTGCAAAGATTTCAAAAGCTATGGTAGAGATGGAAAGTGTTCCTAAAGAGACCGCTGAACAAGTTTTAAGGGAATTTAATGAGACCTTAACTATTAGCAAGGAAATGCTTTTAGGTGGGGTAGATGCAGTTAAGAAATTGCTTGGGCATGTAGATGAAGAAACAGCTAAATATGTAATTGATTCTTTGGATTTAGACTCTGGGCAAATACCTTTTCGTGAACTTACTAATGTTAGTCCTAAAATTTTAGCTCAGATCCTTAGAAATGAGCATCCTCAGACCTTAGCTCTCATTATAGGTCATTTACCTCCTGAACATGCAGCAGACTTGCTTTCGCAATTACCTCCAGGAGCAAGGCCAGAAGTGTTAATGCGTTTAGCTAAGTTGGAATCTGTTCCTGAAGAAATGCTTTTGGAAGTGGATAAGGTTTTACAGAGTCAATTAATTGCCATTGGAGCAAAAGAAGGGAAAAAGGTCGGAGGAGTGCAAGCTGTGGCAGAAATTCTTAATGCTGTGGAAAGAAGTATTGAAGAAGAAGTGCTTTCAGAAATCGAAGAAGAATCCTCGCAATTGGCAGAAGAAATTAGACAGCTCATGTTTGTTTTTGAAGACATTTTACATCTAGATGATAGGGCTATTAGAGAGGTCTTAAAAGAAATTAGTAATGAAGACTTAACTCTGGCTTTAAAGACTGCTTCAGAAGAGTTAAAAGAGAAGTTCTTTTCTAATCTTTCTGAAAGAGCTGCCAACATGATTAAAGAAGACTTAGAAATAATGGGGCCAGTTAAGCTTTCAGATGTTGAGGCAGCCCAACAAAATATAGTGAAGGTGGTAAGAAGATTAGAAGCAGAAGGAAGAATTGTAATTGGTGGTAAAGGTGGAGGAGATGTCCTTGTCTAA